The following is a genomic window from Flavobacteriales bacterium.
ATGAGCCCGGCCGCGCTGGTGCTGCACTACAGCCAGACCATCTTCGAGGGGCTGAAGGCGTACCGCACGCCCGAGGGCGGCGTCAACCTCTTCCGGCCGCAGGCCAACATCGCGCGCATGAACCACAGCGCGCACCGCATGTGCATGCCGCAGCTGCCCGAGGAGCTCTTCCTGGAGGCGCTCGTGGAGCTCGTGCGGCTGGACCGCGATTGGCTGCCCACCGACAAGGAGGGCTCGCTCTATATCCGCCCCTTCATGTTCGCCAGCGATGAGTACATCGGGGTGAAGCCGAGCGACAGCTACAAGTTCATCATCTTCACCTGTCCGGCGCAGGCCTACTACCAGGAACCTGTGCGGTGGAAGATCGAGACCACGTACAGCAGGGCCTTCTTGGGCGGCACCGGCGAAACGAAGTGCGGCGGCAACTACGCCGGAGGCCTCTATCCCGCCAAGCTCGGCCAGGACAAGGGTTTCCACCAGTTGGTGTGGACCGACGGGCTCACCCACCGGTACATCGAGGAGAGCGGCACCATGAACGTGTTCTTCAACATCGATGGCACGCTGGTGACGCCCTCGCTGGACGGCACCATCCTGAAGGGCGTGACGCGGGACAGCATCCTGCGCATCGCGCGGGACCAGGGCGTGCCGGTGGAGGAGCGCCGCGTGAGCGTGGAGGAGGTGGTGGCGGCGGCCCGTGCGGGCCGCCTGCGCTCGGCCTTCGGTGCCGGCACGGCGGCCACCATCGCGCACATCGCCACCCTGGCGCACGGCGACGAGGTGTTCGAGCTGCCCGCCCTCGACCAGCGCTCGCTGGCCAACGACATCGGTCGCGCGCTCGATGACATCCGCCGCGGCCGCGTGAGCGACCCCTACGGCTGGATGGTGCCGGTGGCCTGAGCGATCAGTGCAGTTTCGGGAAGTCCTCCCACAGGAGGCGCGCCGTTCCGCGGCCCACATCGGCCCAGCGGTCCACATCCAGTTCCAAGCATACCGTATGGCAGGTGGCCATCTCGCCCGTGGCCCCGCATAGGTCGTAGGCAAAGGCGCTGATGCCCGGATTGTGGCCGAAGAGCATCACAGTGTCGGCAGCGTCGGGCAGCGCCTGCACGATGTCCAGCAGGGTGTCCTCGACGGCGTGGTAGGCGTTGGGCATCGGCACGATGGCCCGTTCGGGGATCCCCAACGCAGCGGCGAAGGCCTGTGCGGTCTGCCAGGCGCGGCGCGCGGTGCTGCTCACCAGCAGGGGAGTGGGCGATCCGCGATGCACGAAGCGCTCCGCCATCGTCGGGGCGTCGCGTTCGCCGCGCGGGTTCAGCGGGCGGTCGAAGTCGCTCTGCCGCGGATCGTCCCAGCTGCTCTTGGCGTGGCGGGTGAGCAGGAGCGTGCGCATGGCGCGGGCGATCAGTGCGCGTGGTAGCGCTTCAGCCCCTCCACCAGGCCGTTCAGCAGCAGGGTGTGGTCCATGCTGGGGCGCAGGGTCACCTGCACGGCATGCGCATCGCTGAACTGCGTCAGGCGGCGGCCCGCCTTGGAGATGGTGAGGTGCAGCGTGTCCGGGTAGGCACCGGTGAAGTGCAGGTCCAGCGGTTCGCCGCCGGCCATGCGCAGCACGTAGTGCGGGTAGTGGTTCACGGCGTCCTTCCAGCTGTCGTCCTCCTCCAGCACGTGGCCCTGCTCGCGCAGGTCGGCGGCCCATTGGTCCATGACGAAGAGCAGTACATCCTCCACGAACACCTCGGGGTCGGTGGGGAGCTGGTGTTGGCGGTGGTCGATCGGGGCCAGCAGGCGCGA
Proteins encoded in this region:
- a CDS encoding branched-chain amino acid aminotransferase, with product MITTGQKIAIHRTERSRLPGTDLAHVKFGRVFSDHMFVMEFQDGRWQDARITPFADLVMSPAALVLHYSQTIFEGLKAYRTPEGGVNLFRPQANIARMNHSAHRMCMPQLPEELFLEALVELVRLDRDWLPTDKEGSLYIRPFMFASDEYIGVKPSDSYKFIIFTCPAQAYYQEPVRWKIETTYSRAFLGGTGETKCGGNYAGGLYPAKLGQDKGFHQLVWTDGLTHRYIEESGTMNVFFNIDGTLVTPSLDGTILKGVTRDSILRIARDQGVPVEERRVSVEEVVAAARAGRLRSAFGAGTAATIAHIATLAHGDEVFELPALDQRSLANDIGRALDDIRRGRVSDPYGWMVPVA
- a CDS encoding histidine phosphatase family protein, whose protein sequence is MRTLLLTRHAKSSWDDPRQSDFDRPLNPRGERDAPTMAERFVHRGSPTPLLVSSTARRAWQTAQAFAAALGIPERAIVPMPNAYHAVEDTLLDIVQALPDAADTVMLFGHNPGISAFAYDLCGATGEMATCHTVCLELDVDRWADVGRGTARLLWEDFPKLH